CGCGGCCAGGCCCGGCTGCGCCTGCTGCCCGGCAGCCAGGCCGGCATGGAGCTGGCCGCCGACCTCAGCTACGAGCGCGCCAACGATCAGCAAGTGCCCACCCTGCGCGCCGATCTGCAGGCCGGCGGCAACCAGCTGCAAGGCCGCGCCCAGCTGCTGGCCGACCACAGCCTGGAAGGCCAGCTGCAACTACAAGCGCCCCAGCTGCAAGCCCTGCAGCCGCTCTGGCAAGCCCTGGCCCCAGCCCTGGCCAAGGGCGAGCCCGCCCACCAGCTGGCCGGCAGTTTGAGCGGACAGCTGGCCTGGCAGGGCCGAGCCGAAGCGGACAGGAGCGGTGGCAAGAACGCCACCAGCAGCACCCCCCGCTGGAGCTGGCAAAGCCAGACCGAGCTGCAAGGTCAGGCGCTCAAGCTCGACCAGCTGAGCCTGGACAAGGCCCGGCTGAACGCCAAGCTCGCCAGTGCCCTGAATGCACCGCTGGCCCTGCAACTCGATCTGGAGCAGCTCAAGAGCCCCGAGGCCCAGCTGCCCCAAGTTCAGCTGCAGCTCAGCGGCAGCTGGATCCAGCACCAGCTGCAGCTCAGCGGCCTGGGCACAGCCCTGCTGCCCGCCGCCCTGCGCCCAGCGCACCAGCCGGCCGACCAGCCCTCGCGCAGCCAGTTCCAGATCGGCCTCAAGGGCAGCCTGGGCACGGCAGGAACCGCCAGCCCTTCGGCGAGCGAACTGGCCCAGCTCTGGGCCCAGGGCGGCCAGTGGCGCGCCAGCGGCCTCAAGCTCGATGCGCGCGTGCCTGCCGCCACCGCAGCCAGCAAAACGGCCAGACCGGCCGACAAAGCCCCGGCCCCCTGGCTGCAAGCGCAAGACCTGGCCCTGCGCGTGGAGAGCGGCCCGCAAGGCCAGCTCAGCGGCGCGCAGTTCGAGCCCGGGCGGTTGGAGCTGTTGGGCGCCGGCCTGCGCTGGCAGCAGCTGGCCTGGAAGGCCGCCGAAGGGCCCGATCAGCTGCAGCTCGACCTGGTCCTGGAACCCCTGGCCGTCGCGCCCCTGTTGGCACGCTGGCAGCCCGATTTCGGCTGGGGCGGCGATCTGGTGGTGGACGGCAGCGCCCGCATCCACACCCTGCCCCAGCTGGGCGTGGAGCTGTCCCTGCAGCGGCGCAGCGGCGACCTCAAGGTCACCGACGACGGCGGCACCCAGGCCCTGGGCCTGAGCGAGCTGCGCCTGGGCGTGATCGGCGCGCCCGGCCGCTGGCATCTGACCCAGGCTTTCGCCGGCAGCAATATCGGCGTGCTGGCCGGCGCGGTGACGGCGCGCAACGAGGGCGCTGAGGCCAGCCCCTGGCCTTCGGCGCAGTCGCATCTGGAGGGCGTGCTGGAAGCGCGGGTGGACAACCTCAGCGCCTGGGGCGCCTGGGTGCCCTCGGGCTGGCGCGTGGCAGGCGGCCTGGCCGCCAGCGCCAGCTTCGCCGGCAAGCTCAATGACCCGCAGGTGGTGGGCCAGATCCAGGGCAGCAAGCTGGGCCTGCGCAACCCGCTGCTGGGCATCGATGTGCAAGACGGCAGCTTTGCCCTGCAGCTCAAGGGCAGCCATGCCGAGCTGCAGCAGTTGCGCCTGCGCGCCGGTGAGGGCGAGCTCAATGCCCAAGGGAAACTGCAGCTGGGCGCCAAGCCGCAGGCCGACATCCAAGCCCAGGCCAACAAGTTCGCCCTGCTGCGACGGGTCGACCGCCGCCTGGCCGTGAACGGCCAGCTGCGCCTGCACATGGACGCCCAGGCCCTGGATCTGCAGGGCAAGCTCGATGTGGAAGACGGCCTGTTTGATTTCTCGCGCGGCAACGCACCCGAGCTGGATGACGATGTCGAGGTGCGGCGCGTGGCGCAGGTGCCAGCGGCACCTGCTGAATCCGCCGCGGCGCGGCGGCAGATCAAGCTCAAGCTGGACATCGACCTGGGCCAGAAGCTGCGCGTGCGCGGCCATGGCGTGGACACCTTGCTGGCCGGCGAGCTGCAGATGACCCAGGCCCAGGGCCGGCCGCAGCTGCACGGCAGCATCCGCACCGTCAACGGCAGCGTCGATGCCTACGGCCAAAAGCTCACGATCGAAAAAGGCCAGGTCACCTTCAGCGGCGTGATGGACAACCCGCGCCTGGACATCCTGGCCATCCGCCCGGGCGAAGAAGAGGTGCGCGTGGGCGTGACCATCGGCGGCAGCGCCCAGTCACCGCGCATCAAGCTCTTCTCCGACCCCGATATGGCCGACACGGCCAAGCTCTCCTGGCTGCTGCTGGGCCGCGCGCCCGACAACCTCGAACGCAGCGACACCGCCCTGCTGCAAAAAGCCGCCATGGCCCTGCTCAACGGCGGCGGCGAAAGCCGCACCGGCAAGGTCATCAAGTCCATCGGCCTGGATGAGCTGTCGGTCAGCGAAGGCAATGGCGAGGTGCGCGGCACCGTGGTGCGTGTGGGCAAGCAGCTGTCCAAGCGCTGGTATGTGGCGTTTGAGCGCGGCCTCAACGCCACGCAAGGCAGCTGGCAGCTGATCTACCGCATCGCCCAGCGCTTCACCCTGCGCGGCCAGGCCGGCGATGAAAACGCGCTCGATCTGATCTGGCAGTGGAAGTGGGAGTGAGACCCGCCGACGCCTAACGCAGGATTGCAGCGGAAGTCGGAAGCATCAGCGCCGGCGCCGCGTGGCCTGCCGATCTTTCATGCGAGAATTCGCGCCGCCCGGGCCACCGGGCGCGTCTCTCCGTAGTTCAATGGATAGAACGGCCGCCTCCTAAGCGGCAAATACAGGTTCGATTCCTGTCGGAGGGACCAAGCAGCCCTGAGCCCTTCAGTTGTCGCTGCTGCGCGCAAAGATCAACCAGATCTCAGGTTCGCGGAAGTTGTCGAACATGCCGCTCAAGAGCTTGAAGCCGGCGTTCTCGAAGTAGCGGATCACGCTGGCGCCCTCGTCGTCCAGATGGGTGCCCAGCTCGTACTTGGCACCGTGGGCCTCGTCGTTCCAGTGACCCGGGTCGGGATAGGGCAAGACGATGAAGAGCGCGCCATTGGGCTGCAGGATGCGGCGGAACTCGGCCAGCACCTTGGCCGGCTGGTAGGCGTGCTCGAGCGTGTGGGAGGAATAGACGATGTCCACGCTCGCGTCTTCGAAGTTGACCAGCTCGTGCATATCGCCGGCAATCACCGGGTAGCCGCTCTCACGGGCGCGCTCGAGCTTGGATTCGTTGAACTCCACACCGATCACATCGCTGAAGCCCATCTGCTTGAAATAGCGCAGGCCGACACCGTCGCCGCAGGCGATGTCGGCAATGCGCAGATCGCGCGGCACCTCGGCAAACACCGCGTTCAGATAGCGCTGCTGCCCTTGCTCCCATTTGGGCACGGTGATCTCGTGCGAGGCCCATTTCTCGGTCTGGAACTGCACATAGGTCCTGTAGTCCGGGACGATGTCCTGGTAGGTCTTGACCGGCAGCACGGGGCTTGAGCTCATGGGCACACCTTTGCAAACGAGGCAATGTGTGGCCACGGTAACGCCGGGCCGGCCATGGGGATCGGGCGATCAGGCCCCGAACTGACCCCTTGTTTGCGCGGCCAGGGGTAGATGAATGCTCATCGCTGGCGCATCGCCCGCGAGAGCATCAGCACCGGCACCAGCCCCACCAGCACGATGGCCAGCGAGGGCAGCGCAGCCTCGCCCAGGCGCTCGTCGCGCGCCATCTGGTAGGCCACCACGGCCAGGGTGTCGCTGTTGAAGGGGCGCAGCACCAGGGTGGCGGGCAGCTCTTTCATCACATCCACAAACACCAGCAAGGCCGCGGCCAGGCTGGAGCGCGCCAGCAGCGGCGCATGCAGCTCCCAGAACACACGCCGGCGGCTGGCGCCCAGTAGACGGGCGGTTTCGTCCACATTGGGTGAGATGCGGGCATAGCCAGCCTCGACCGATTGCAAGGCCACGCCCGAGAAGCGCACCAGATAGGCATAGATCAAGCCGGCAATCGTGCCGGTCACCACACCCGTCAGGCCCAGTTGCGGCGCATGGGTTTGCAGCCAACCCAGGGGCAGCAGAATGCCCACCGCGATCACCGCGCCAGGCACGGCATAACCGAGCGACACCACGCGCGTGGACAGCTTCAGCAGCCCGGCTCCTGGCCCGCGCTGGGCCGCCGCACCGGCGCTCATGCGGCCGGCGTAGGCCAGCACCAGGGCCATGGCCACGGCCAGGGCGGCGGACAGGCCGGCCAGCTGCAAGCTGGTCCAGGCCCACTGCGCGAAGCGGGCCAGTGGCAAGCCGAACTCGCCGTAGCGCGCCTCCAGCCACATCAGCTTGAGCAAGGCCAGCACCGGCAGCACAAAGCCCAAAAGGATGGGCAGCGTGCACAGGCCCACGGCCAGGGCCGCAGCCGCGCCGTGCAGGCGCAGCGGCCGCGCCTCGGCCGCATGCTGGGCGCCGGCGCGGCTGCTGGAAAAGCGCAAGCGGGCCTGCGCGCGCCGCTCCAGCCAAAGCAGGCCGGCCACGGCCAGCAGCAGCACCGAGGCCAGCTGCGCCGCGGCCATGCGGTCGTTCATCACCAGCCAGGCCTTGTAGATACCGGTGGTCAAGGTGTTCAAACCAAAGTAAGAGCCCACGCCGTAATCGGCCAGGGTCTCCATCAGCGCCAGCGCCACGCCGGCAGCCAGGGCCGGGCGGGCCAGGGGCAAGGCCACCTCGCGCACCCGGCGCAAGGTGCCGGCGCCGAGGATGCGGGCGGTCTCCATCAGGGTCACACCGCGCTCGCTGAGAGCCGTGCGGGTGAGCAGGTAGACATAGGGGTAGAGGCAGAGCACGAACAGCAGCACCGCGCCCGGCAGGCTGCGCACATCGGACCACATGGGTTTGCTGCTGCCGGTGAGCTCACGCAGCCAGGTTTGCAACGCGCCGCTGTACTGCAACGCGTCGGTGTAGGCATACGCGGCCACATAGGCCGGCATGGCCATGGGCAGGAGCAAGGCCCATTCAAACCAGCGCCGGCCCGGAAAATCAAACAAGCTGACGGCGGCCGCGGTGGCCCCACCCAGCACCGCCACTCCCAAAGCCACCGAGACCGACAGCACAAGAGACGAGGCGGCATAGGCCGGCAGCACCGTCTCCAGCTGGTGACGCAGCAGCGCCAGGCTTTGCGCGTCGAGACCGAACCAGGAGCCGAGCACACCGAACACCGGCACAGCCAGCAAGAGGCAAACAACAGTGATCAGACGCAGCATGCGGGCGGTGGTCAGGAACGAACAGCGGAACAAGCGGCAGGCAGGACCGCAACAAGGCAACAAGGACGATACGACACCGGCGACGCCCCGGCGCCGTCGCTGCCCGGCGACGCGCCCTGGCTTGATCTGAATCAAGCAAATGCGAACGATCCGCATTCGAAACACGCGGTGTGGGCGGCTATCATAAAGGCCATGTTTCTTGCCCTTGACCAGATCGGCCTGCGTTACCCCGGCGCTGCCCACAGCCACACGCACGGCCCGCAAACGGGTCAAGCCTCCAGCATCTCCAGCCCCACCCTTGCTGGCACCCCTCGACCGGGTGCGGTGGATGGCGTCAGCCTGGGTCTGGCGCGCGGCCAGATCGGTGTGCTGATCGGCCCCTCGGGCTGCGGCAAGACCTCGCTGCTGCGCTGCATCGCCGGCCTGGAGCGACTGAACAGCGGCCGCATCCTGATCGAACACGAGCCCCTGGCCGATGCCGCCCGCGGCCTGCATCTGGCCCCCGAGGCCCGGCGCATCGGCATGGTGTTCCAGGACTACGCCCTCTTTCCCCACCTGTCGGTGGCCGACAACATCGCCTTCGGCCTGCGCCACCTGAGCCGCAGCGAGCGCGAGCGCCGCATCGGCGAGATGCTGGATCTGGTCGGCCTGGCCCATGCCGCCAAGCGCGCACCGCACCAGCTGTCCGGTGGCCAGCAGCAGCGCGTGGCCCTGGCCCGCGCCCTGGCCCCGGCGCCGCGCCTGCTGCTGCTGGACGAGCCCTTCTCCAGCCTCGACGTCGATCTGCGCGAGCACCTCTCGCAAGAGCTGCGCGCCATCCTCCACGCCAGCGGCACCACCGCCTTGTTTGTCACCCACGACCAATCCGAGGCTTTTGCCATCGGCGATGTGGTGGGCGTGATGAACAAGGGCCGGCTGGAGCAGTGGGACGCGCCCTACACCGTCTACCACCGCCCGGCCACGCGCTTTGTGGCGGATTTCATCGGCCACAGCGTCTTCACGCCCGGCCGCATCGTCCAGGGCGGATCGGGCCCCGAAGTGATGACGCCCCTGGGCGCCCTGGTGGACGCCGACGCTTGTGCCCTGGCCAGCGCCTTCGAGGGCGGCCGCTGCGAAGTGTTGCTTCGAGCCGACGACATCGTTCATGACGATGCGGCGCCGGTGAAAGCGCAAATCGAACGCAAGGTGTTCCGCGGTGCGGATTTCCTCTACACCTTGCGCCTGGCCACCGGCGACCGCATCAAGGCCCATGTGCCCTCACACCACGACCACCAGGTCGGCGAGTGGATCGGCATCCGCCCTCTGGTCGACCATGTGGTGACCTTCCCGGCCGCAAGCGCCACAGCGAGCGAAAACACGCCGGCCTGAGGTTTGCACGCCCCCGGTGCCGAAAGTCACCCGAAACGTAAAGCCGCGGTAAAGCCGACAAAAAGCCCTGCGTTTCGTCGCTTTGTTCACCGGTTTGGGGCAATTTGAGCCCCCAAAACCGCCTGTCTGCGCTGCAAGCGAAAGCCCCACGGGCATATACTGAAGGCGTGGT
This region of Paucibacter aquatile genomic DNA includes:
- a CDS encoding ABC transporter permease, with the translated sequence MLRLITVVCLLLAVPVFGVLGSWFGLDAQSLALLRHQLETVLPAYAASSLVLSVSVALGVAVLGGATAAAVSLFDFPGRRWFEWALLLPMAMPAYVAAYAYTDALQYSGALQTWLRELTGSSKPMWSDVRSLPGAVLLFVLCLYPYVYLLTRTALSERGVTLMETARILGAGTLRRVREVALPLARPALAAGVALALMETLADYGVGSYFGLNTLTTGIYKAWLVMNDRMAAAQLASVLLLAVAGLLWLERRAQARLRFSSSRAGAQHAAEARPLRLHGAAAALAVGLCTLPILLGFVLPVLALLKLMWLEARYGEFGLPLARFAQWAWTSLQLAGLSAALAVAMALVLAYAGRMSAGAAAQRGPGAGLLKLSTRVVSLGYAVPGAVIAVGILLPLGWLQTHAPQLGLTGVVTGTIAGLIYAYLVRFSGVALQSVEAGYARISPNVDETARLLGASRRRVFWELHAPLLARSSLAAALLVFVDVMKELPATLVLRPFNSDTLAVVAYQMARDERLGEAALPSLAIVLVGLVPVLMLSRAMRQR
- a CDS encoding class I SAM-dependent methyltransferase: MSSSPVLPVKTYQDIVPDYRTYVQFQTEKWASHEITVPKWEQGQQRYLNAVFAEVPRDLRIADIACGDGVGLRYFKQMGFSDVIGVEFNESKLERARESGYPVIAGDMHELVNFEDASVDIVYSSHTLEHAYQPAKVLAEFRRILQPNGALFIVLPYPDPGHWNDEAHGAKYELGTHLDDEGASVIRYFENAGFKLLSGMFDNFREPEIWLIFARSSDN
- a CDS encoding translocation/assembly module TamB domain-containing protein, translated to MSEPDSTPGTPAAPAGDSSPAPKPAPARRGRGLLLGLMTLPVLAGSAGLGLWWGLGSEAGSRWLLQQVPGLQVEAPQGSLIGDFSAQRLSLTIPGGQDRIEIDDLRWTGLSLAWNRSPLLWGDLMVERLSARQVTVHLAPSAEPSPVPEELPIPLGVHIAQLQVDRLSLPTLSPLPVHGLQARVDLSTVTDNNPGAEHRLQIQQLAWDQMQLSGSATLGAGSGLPLQASLGLKSAAQADLPAWGAQLELHGPLAQLQLQAALSAQNQQLQAQAQLRPFAAWPLPQLQLDTQQLDLSALMSGLPKTALSGQVSLLADSSTTGKKNSKQPALLIKAQLANHAAGLWNEQRLPVRQLSLDAEASALDPSQIQLRAFDVLLGSSALPAGRLRGSGKSSSAGGSQLTLSLENLRSEGLDARAAGLLAAGTVELSTSQGLIEAGNDASGQHDKKSAASSPPLQLRIKTDLQGRWLPPGPVTPAAARAQLAAPAATSPQNAPLNAHSPVRLQASAVASMQGLDLQELLMQAGEAQLKGSAKLAFSRPGSLAGGWQLQANARGMVPELRRLWPQAPGPSARLDLDLSADLQAPAQQSKAGLLAQAPRGQARLRLLPGSQAGMELAADLSYERANDQQVPTLRADLQAGGNQLQGRAQLLADHSLEGQLQLQAPQLQALQPLWQALAPALAKGEPAHQLAGSLSGQLAWQGRAEADRSGGKNATSSTPRWSWQSQTELQGQALKLDQLSLDKARLNAKLASALNAPLALQLDLEQLKSPEAQLPQVQLQLSGSWIQHQLQLSGLGTALLPAALRPAHQPADQPSRSQFQIGLKGSLGTAGTASPSASELAQLWAQGGQWRASGLKLDARVPAATAASKTARPADKAPAPWLQAQDLALRVESGPQGQLSGAQFEPGRLELLGAGLRWQQLAWKAAEGPDQLQLDLVLEPLAVAPLLARWQPDFGWGGDLVVDGSARIHTLPQLGVELSLQRRSGDLKVTDDGGTQALGLSELRLGVIGAPGRWHLTQAFAGSNIGVLAGAVTARNEGAEASPWPSAQSHLEGVLEARVDNLSAWGAWVPSGWRVAGGLAASASFAGKLNDPQVVGQIQGSKLGLRNPLLGIDVQDGSFALQLKGSHAELQQLRLRAGEGELNAQGKLQLGAKPQADIQAQANKFALLRRVDRRLAVNGQLRLHMDAQALDLQGKLDVEDGLFDFSRGNAPELDDDVEVRRVAQVPAAPAESAAARRQIKLKLDIDLGQKLRVRGHGVDTLLAGELQMTQAQGRPQLHGSIRTVNGSVDAYGQKLTIEKGQVTFSGVMDNPRLDILAIRPGEEEVRVGVTIGGSAQSPRIKLFSDPDMADTAKLSWLLLGRAPDNLERSDTALLQKAAMALLNGGGESRTGKVIKSIGLDELSVSEGNGEVRGTVVRVGKQLSKRWYVAFERGLNATQGSWQLIYRIAQRFTLRGQAGDENALDLIWQWKWE
- a CDS encoding ABC transporter ATP-binding protein — encoded protein: MFLALDQIGLRYPGAAHSHTHGPQTGQASSISSPTLAGTPRPGAVDGVSLGLARGQIGVLIGPSGCGKTSLLRCIAGLERLNSGRILIEHEPLADAARGLHLAPEARRIGMVFQDYALFPHLSVADNIAFGLRHLSRSERERRIGEMLDLVGLAHAAKRAPHQLSGGQQQRVALARALAPAPRLLLLDEPFSSLDVDLREHLSQELRAILHASGTTALFVTHDQSEAFAIGDVVGVMNKGRLEQWDAPYTVYHRPATRFVADFIGHSVFTPGRIVQGGSGPEVMTPLGALVDADACALASAFEGGRCEVLLRADDIVHDDAAPVKAQIERKVFRGADFLYTLRLATGDRIKAHVPSHHDHQVGEWIGIRPLVDHVVTFPAASATASENTPA